AGCTTGGTCCTTAACAATGTGGTCCTGTTAGAAAGAGGTTTACTCAAGGTTCCCACAGAGGGCTCAGCATggtctgatttaaaataaataaataaataaataaataaataaataaataaataaacaaacaaacaaccaatatTAATATTCAACAGTTTCTTAGTGCATAAATTAGTTTGTGAGCCTGTGAGAAAATTTCCTAGGAGCCTTATATGTGAATCAAAACATACTGTAAGCAGATTTTATCATCCCATCTCTTTTTGATGATAACCTTGCTCCTATAAACAGATGATCTATCCCTGATATTGTACCTTCTTTGATGGGTCGCAACTGCTGTGAGCTGATATAGTGATTTTTAATATGTTATGACGACAGCActtataaaactgaaaaacttttgttacaataaaaacacttaataatCCTCAACATCAATTTGACCACACTAACAATACCATATTATAacaaaacttgtttaaaaaacacttaatattccGCAATATCAATTTGACCACACTGATAatatcagatgagaacaaaacttgactAAACGGAGCTGAATAACGCTGCTATTGTCTTCTACTTTTTAAGTGAACTGGATTTGTTCATCATTGATTAATTCCACAGCATCAACACTGTTATATCACTGAATTGAACCGATATTGAACTGACtagagctgaataatgacactattgtctccAGTAGAACTGTTTATAGCTGAACTTCACTGACCCATTTCATAATGCATcaactttacacagttattgaaatgaattgaaccaacactgaactgatGAGAGCTGAATAAATCACATATTGTCTTGCTACACCTGCTTAACAGCAGGATTCTTATTTGCCtaagtttgcatcattgattctgttactTTAATCAAGTGAAGCTGTTTTggaatgatttgtattgtataaagcaccaCAAAAATAAACGTGACTTGATTTGACCACAAACAGCAAATATAGCAACACTGCTACCTGATAAAATATAGGTACCCATGTTTATGTAGTTATCACAAACAAATTCGGAAATATTTGCAACTCCACATCTGACAGTAGcctaccaaaaacaaaaacaaaaacaaacaaaaactatactTACTTCTCCACAACGGAGTCTTAGGCTTCCCATAAAAGGCAAACAACAAAGGAATAATACAAAAGTGACAAGATCCGATAAGTAGGCATGTCAAAAGAGTCAGATCACACTGAGCACAAGAGCTTGGCTGCTGATTCAGAGTTGAATTAGTAAAAACTTGCTCTGAGATTTCAGTTAAGGTGCCTCTGTATGCAGGCATGACCTTCCACAGTGAGCCTAgcataataatgagaaaataaGGTCTGTTTGCATTGGTAGATCCTCATTATTTGGATGTGCACTGCTTTCTCATACCCCTCCAAGTGAACTGAGGTGGAACAAACCCTTCCCCGCATAAAATACTATACAGAATgtaaaaaaccataaaaacaaaaacacaaaaaaacaagccCATAAGCACAAATGTTCAAAAGGTTAAAGAGCATCACTGTCTAGACCGAAAAAAGCAGGCTATATTTTCATGTGTGCTACTCCTGATTAAGCTGATTTCAGGTCATTTAATCTACTTGGACTTAAACGGCTTTATATTTAAGCTAAAATCATATTTCAAAGTTGACATGTTTCAAAAATCTAGTTAAAGTAGATTGAATCCTTTAGAAGGGATTTAATCATAAGTCTTTGGATTTAAGTCAACACTGACCTAGCAGAAAATATGGGTCAAGCTGGATAAAATGAGGTTGATTTTGTCTAAATCAGTCACTTCTAtccataattattttcatttttaatagttattgataaatatttttttcttcctccacCGGGCTGACAATCTGGGAAGGCTCACCTTGCTTTGGATGTCCATTTGTCTGAGAAGTACTGGAGCTCTTGGTCTGTAATTTGGGTTTCACGGGCAGTTTGGAGGCTGATGCAGCAGATCCAAACAGAGAACATCACAACTCACATCCACTAAAATTCAAATTCACCTTCAGTTAAATGGATTTTAAGCATAATTGCAGAGGGAAGTGACAAACAATAAATCTATTGTTATTCAGATGTCACAAATAAGTGTATAGGCCTAGATACttgtactgtaaaaatgtttgcaCTGCAAACAgagcactatttaaaaaaaaaaaaacaatggaaaggcAATTTAACATAAGCctccaaaaaacacaatgaatgttTTGTGCCAAGTTCATGGTTACAGGAAGTTGAGTTTTTTACCCCACATTGGACACTCAACTACATCTGCTTTAAATCTGCCAAAAATGATCCAAACCTGGCTTTTAAGATACCTAAAATAGCCTAGCCCACAGAAAAGAATAACAAaagaaatgtgattaaacatACTGCCTAACACAAATCTGTGACAAAAGAAACTGTTTATATATggaattattttagtattaacaatttattcctttttcaaataaatgccattcttctaaactttctattcaaaggatcctgaaaaataaaaagtttccacaaaaaaaaattaagcagcacaaatgttttcacaactgattattagaaatgtttcttgagcatcaaggATAATGTGAcatggaagactggagtaatgatgctaaaagtttagcttcacaggaataaattgcattttaaaatatattaaaacagaaaacaatacttttaaattgtaataatatttcataaaactactgtattttttaaacaaattaatgcagtcttggtgagcacgagactttgttttttttttttttttaaatattcaaaataactttAGAACAGTAGAGTACAAAATCTACAAATAAATCAAGTCCTCCCTGAAACTATTTgtactgatgaagaaacaacgATGTTACAACACACATTTAATTCTATTATAATGTAGCATCAAACCAGTGTTTTCTTACAATGTAGACTGACAGGAATGACACTACAcaagacaaataaaaagaaaaaaaattaatccctAAAAAACTTCAACCAATAGACCATACACCAACTCACAccgtaaaaataaaagcttaccAAACAACAAAGATAGAGCTCTGCAGTGCACAACGCCCTTACCATCAGACGTGCTCAGTTTACTCCTGGGTGAAGGCATGTCAATGGTACTGCTGCCATCTTTTCCCGCTGTACCAGGTTTGAGCTTAGAGGCTGAAAGCGGTGGTCGTAAGTTTGCAGCTGGAACGTGAGCAGCAGAGGCACCTCCTGTCCTGGCTGGGGATGGCTGGGAGCCAAGCCTGATTCTACTCCTCTCACATGCTGCTGCCGCCGATGGCCTGGCAGACACTGCCTGCAAGAGAAGTCCCCTTTCAGCAATTTGCACCCACGCATGCCGCCCCAAACCTGAGCTCCCCACGCTTACAGCAGCATTGGCCATAACACATCTGAAGAGTGAGACTGAAACTCACGCAGActtgagatgtgagcagctattgtaATAAAGTCCCCATGGGAATTCTGAAGTCACTGCCAAGTTTTTTTTGTTACCCTCTCCTGCTCTGTAAACATGATTTGATGTGTGCACATAAAACGCATTTTCCACAGACTCAGCTTGCTGCCCTCTTGCAGCAGTAATTAAAACAGCAATTACAGTACACTGCATAAATACTTgctctttagttttttttgtttgtgaactgTGCTTTGTTTGAGATGGCAGCcttaatccaaaataaaacagACCCAAATCAATTAAAACTCACTCAAAATTTACTTAgaacttaacatttttaatagtggCCCAATATTAGAGATTTAATCCATCTTTATCAGTCGAGATTGGCTATATTGGCCGATACTGGATATATGAAGAAACAAGGAAAGGGGAAAATcaaaaattctatcatcatttactcacttataTTACCCCCTGTAAACCTGTATGACCTCCATTCATCTTTTAAACATACTctattttatattagatattttaatgaaattttttatGAGATTTCTGTACATCCAAACAAAAGTTTGACTTCAAAACGTGAGGTTTGTTTCCAACCAGTGAGACTTATTCTTGCTTTTGTTTATCATATTTCATGTGCTCTATATATGCTGTGTGTATCATCAATGTTTATACATGATTAAGAgcttacatttaatatattcagCTTATAAAGCTACCGTGtttcttcagaagacttggaataaactACTCAAATCATTCTGATTGTGTTTACCACCCATTTATGAACTTTTCGAAACGTTAAAGTTTAAAGCGACTTTGAATAGAGAGAAAgaaatcttttttgtttctttaaaaataacttttgttattttttcacatttgtattttgaagataaacaaaagtcttatttttggataaactatcttTAATTGTGCATGTTCATTTCCCCTATTACCTTTACCATCATCTAACTCtcacttacatttatttaatgcaatctttttgttttgtgttatgtatAGTATTAGATTTACTAATGTTGTGCTCTGTAAATCCATTTGTAGCATCTAAAAGGATTGATTCTggattcattttatcattttacagtTATTTGCCAAGACATACTTACCAACAGACTGACTTTCTGATTCTTCCCACGAACCTTCATTGACTCATTCCCCTGCGTGTCCTCTCTATTCCACTTAGTTTCTGCAGGTTTGGTCTTTGCACCtcctttagtgtttttttgtggtgtgacGAGGTTGTTCAAAACTCCATTGACATGTGAATTCTTCTCTTGTGTTCCATCTTTACTCGTTTTGAAAGAGGTAGCACTTTCAGACCATCGGCGAGGTCGAGATTTCGAGGCTAGACCACTTTCTTGGCAAGATGAGCGAGTCCTTTTAGCTGCATTACAGCTCTTTACACTTCGAGCTGGTGTGGCAGATGTGCTGGTTACTGCAGCAAAAGTGGATTTTGTAGGAGATGACTTATGCTGGTCCATAGTCTGGCTTTCATTATTTTGAGGGACGGAGTTTGATGAAGTCTTTGGAACTTGTGCACTTGATATCTTAAAGGGGTTGGTGGCACGTGACATAATTTTAGACTTTATACTACTGAAGTTAGGCTTCGGAAACCGTTTTATTTCTATCTTATTGCTTTTACTTGCTgacaccaatggagttttgggcTTCTGAGAGGCAGCGCCTTGCTTCTGACTAATAAATTGAGCCATTGGACTCACTGAATCACCTTCATCTTTATTCAGAGGTGACTCAGACAAAGATGGGAGGCAAAATGTCTTGTTATTCACAGACTGCACTGGAGTTGATGTCTGAGCATTGCCACTAATGTCTAAATCCTCAGAAGCAGTAATAAGAACAGTTTTTCCCTCCACTGGCGTTGACTGATTTGATCCGCTGCTGTTGCATACCAACTTTTGCACATTGGATTTGTGATAATGAACAGGTGTAACACATTCAAGTTTCTCATTGCTCAATGACTTTTCATCTATGAGAAAGGTCTGATTGTTGGTTTGGATGTAAGTACACTCCAGGCCCTGATTCTTGGGATCTCCTCGTGGCACCTCAGCTAAGCCCTCACACACATCA
The Cyprinus carpio isolate SPL01 chromosome B14, ASM1834038v1, whole genome shotgun sequence DNA segment above includes these coding regions:
- the LOC122134510 gene encoding uncharacterized protein LOC122134510: MEITSRSVNLTFSIEDKNGNNVTCPSEHSPDSLRGSSSLSCGSSDSPLDVEMEDCITFTTKNETSSSKVVKLSSAIFDNWNENMALLIVETKNTECNGSDRSSETSPDCGERELSEVDSCEPSRRGSSENCCSVSSGEMVMRSNSFLLHQNDQLLSISLTGESRSSLDISSDLGVVSGMLPDVCEGLAEVPRGDPKNQGLECTYIQTNNQTFLIDEKSLSNEKLECVTPVHYHKSNVQKLVCNSSGSNQSTPVEGKTVLITASEDLDISGNAQTSTPVQSVNNKTFCLPSLSESPLNKDEGDSVSPMAQFISQKQGAASQKPKTPLVSASKSNKIEIKRFPKPNFSSIKSKIMSRATNPFKISSAQVPKTSSNSVPQNNESQTMDQHKSSPTKSTFAAVTSTSATPARSVKSCNAAKRTRSSCQESGLASKSRPRRWSESATSFKTSKDGTQEKNSHVNGVLNNLVTPQKNTKGGAKTKPAETKWNREDTQGNESMKVRGKNQKVSLLVSMSWQITVK